In the genome of Calothrix sp. PCC 6303, the window TGTTTTGCTTGTAGTAGTTCGTGAGTTCTTTCTTCCACCTTAGTTTCCAAGGTTTTGGAGTAATCTAACAGTAGCTCATTTGTAATTTCCAATACACGGTTTGCATATTCTAGTTGTTGTTGTTTGTAGACGTTGGTTGTTGCAATCACACTGCCAATAAATACAACCAAAGCTGGTATTACAGGAATTAGAACCCCATTCAAAAATATCCAATAGGAACCCCCCACCAACGCCACACTCAGAGCCACAGTTGTCCAGAGAATCTTACCGCCAGGAATCTTATATTTAATCTTTATAGTAGCTAACCGCCAACTACCAGCAGAGCCAATAACAGACCAAGCAAAAATCCACAGCAATGAATGGATGCCATAAATGCCGCGAAGGTTTATTTTCTCCATTTTTGCCCCCCGTACCAATTGAAGAGCAATATTGGCATGTATAACCACACCGGGTGTTGCTTTTTGATCAGACGTGAAGGAGGAACTGAAAGGGGTACTAAAAAAGTCATTAGTACTAGAAGCAATAGAGCCTATAAGCACCATGCGATCGCGCATTAAATCTGCGGGTACTTTTCCTGCCAACACATCGCGCATGGAAACTTGACGAAATGCGGTTTCTGAACCATGCCAGTTGAGGAGAACTTGATAACCTCCAATATCATTATCACCATAACCAGCTTCTTGATCTTTTAGCGGTTCATAAATAGCCTTACCCAATCGAAACTTTTGCTGTTTTTCATTAACTGACTCTAAAGTAATCTTCTCAGCTTCAAGATATTTTAGCGCCACATGAGTTGCTAATCCCGCTTTAATTACACCTCCTTCCTTAACATCTTCAGCTGTCAGTAAGGCTCGACGCACATGGCGATCGCCATCTAACACCAAATCAGCTAATCCCACCTGGTTATTTTTTTTCAATTCTGGCGGAGGATTGACCCGCTCACCAGTGATTTTCTCCACCCCAATTAAATTGGGAGTAGTGCGGAAAATTTGCACCAACTTCTCATATCCAGTTCCTTCTGGCAAATCACGATACAGATCTAAACCAATAGCGCGGGGTTGTTGAATTCGGATTTTTTGCAGTAGCTGTGCCAATGACCAATCTGGTACGGGCCATTTACCCACTGATTGGATATCAGCTTCGTCGATAGTAACAATGACAATTTCATCAGCTATTTGTTGTTGCGATTTGAGTCGCACCCATTGATCGCGGAGTTTCCACTCAGGCAGATTAAAAAGTCCTAAAGATTGTCCCACAATTACTGTCAAAGCAACACTGGGAGTAATAATTAAAATGCTCTTAGTATTTTGAATAAAATCTCGAATTTTCTGCCACATGCCGTGCATTTGATAGATATTGGTTAGTATTGGTGAAGAATTTTCCCACCAACATCTTTAATGAAATAAGTATGTAGAGACGTAGAAGTACTACGTTTCTACAAAAGTTTTGGATTTGATTTACAGCCTATTTAAAGCATTGCAAAAAATCATCTAGTTTGTAGATGCGACTAGGGGAGCCGTGACAATCCCTTTCAAACTAACTGAGGAAAGAAGTTCTTCCCACTGTTTGATGAGAATCGGATTGTTAGGTTGGCTAGCATGAAGGGAAGCTAATGTTGCTACACAGTCGTACCACACGCTGTTTTTTCCCAAAGCCTCTGCTTGTTTGAGAGGATCTTGCTGTTGCATAGCTTTGCTCAACTCTGCACTGGGTTGGATGCGTTGAATCCATCCATCAACGTAAGGTGTACTTGGACTTAGTTGTCCATCTACCTTCAACGCTAGAAACCATTGGTAATTTTTGTCAACGGCTAAACTGGGTGCATCATCTGGCAATTTGACAGCAATAACGCCGGATTTTCCAGAAACAGGAACTGTTATCTGGTGGTGCATATTACCAGCTTCATCCTTAATACTAAAAACAGCTTCTTCCGCATTAGAAGCAGGAAGATAGACCATTACAGTGGGACGTTCGGATATAGTTGTTCCGTAGTAACTTTGTGGCAT includes:
- a CDS encoding DUF928 domain-containing protein, which produces MKHRSLVSTLSVIALVASSAWSSAYAVTFTPPPKNSTLSSATGGASRGNFFIPKKGNGAPSQTIGGASRGNFFIPKKGNGAPSQTVGGSSRGNLFTPDKKNSAPQQASAGSSRVGNYYLNPSSAAVTSPAALIGLMPQSYYGTTISERPTVMVYLPASNAEEAVFSIKDEAGNMHHQITVPVSGKSGVIAVKLPDDAPSLAVDKNYQWFLALKVDGQLSPSTPYVDGWIQRIQPSAELSKAMQQQDPLKQAEALGKNSVWYDCVATLASLHASQPNNPILIKQWEELLSSVSLKGIVTAPLVASTN